A single region of the Austwickia chelonae genome encodes:
- the groL gene encoding chaperonin GroEL (60 kDa chaperone family; promotes refolding of misfolded polypeptides especially under stressful conditions; forms two stacked rings of heptamers to form a barrel-shaped 14mer; ends can be capped by GroES; misfolded proteins enter the barrel where they are refolded when GroES binds): MAKIIAFDEEARRGLERGMNQLADAVKVTLGPKGRNVVLEKKWGAPTITNDGVSIAKEIELDDPYEKIGAELVKEVAKKTDDVAGDGTTTATVLAQALVREGLRNVAAGANPMALKRGIEKATQAVSDELLDMAKDVETKEQIAATASISAADTQIGEMIAEAMDKVGKEGVITVEESNTFGLELELTEGMRFDKGYISGYFVTDPERMEAVMEDPYVLIANSKIGSIKDLIPVLDKTKQAGKPLLIIAEDVEGEALATLVLNHLRRNISVCAVKAPGFGDRRKAMLGDIAILTGGQVISEEVGLKLESTELDMLGTARKVVVTKDETTIVEGGGDADQIAGRVNQIRVEIERSDSDYDREKLQERLAKLAGGVAVIKAGAATEVELKERKHRIEDAVRNAKAAVEEGIIAGGGVALIQAGDAAFGKLALEGDEATGANIVKVAIEAPLKQIAINAGLEGGVVAEKVRNLPAGHGLNAASGDYVDLIEAGIIDPAKVTRSALQNAASIAALFLTTEAVIADKPEKTAPAPGGDMGGDMGGMGF; the protein is encoded by the coding sequence ATGGCCAAGATCATCGCCTTCGACGAGGAGGCCCGTCGCGGCCTCGAGCGCGGTATGAACCAGCTCGCAGACGCCGTGAAGGTCACCCTGGGCCCGAAGGGCCGCAATGTCGTCCTCGAGAAGAAGTGGGGCGCACCCACCATCACGAACGACGGTGTCTCGATCGCCAAGGAGATCGAACTCGACGACCCCTACGAGAAGATCGGCGCCGAGCTGGTCAAGGAGGTCGCCAAGAAGACGGACGACGTCGCCGGTGACGGCACGACGACCGCTACCGTCCTCGCTCAGGCTCTCGTGCGTGAGGGGCTGCGCAATGTGGCCGCCGGCGCCAACCCGATGGCGCTCAAGCGTGGCATCGAGAAGGCCACCCAGGCTGTCTCCGACGAGCTGCTCGACATGGCCAAGGACGTCGAGACCAAGGAGCAGATCGCCGCGACTGCGTCGATCTCCGCTGCTGACACCCAGATCGGCGAGATGATCGCCGAGGCCATGGACAAGGTCGGCAAGGAAGGCGTCATCACCGTCGAGGAGTCGAACACCTTCGGTCTCGAGCTGGAGCTCACCGAGGGTATGCGCTTCGACAAGGGCTACATCTCGGGTTACTTCGTCACCGACCCCGAGCGCATGGAAGCGGTGATGGAAGACCCGTACGTCCTCATCGCCAACTCCAAGATCGGCTCCATCAAGGACCTCATCCCGGTTCTGGACAAGACCAAGCAGGCCGGCAAGCCGCTGCTGATCATCGCCGAGGACGTCGAGGGCGAGGCCCTGGCCACCCTGGTGCTGAACCACCTGCGTCGCAACATCTCGGTCTGCGCCGTGAAGGCCCCGGGCTTCGGCGACCGCCGCAAAGCCATGCTCGGTGACATCGCCATCCTCACCGGTGGCCAGGTCATTTCCGAGGAAGTGGGCCTCAAGCTGGAGTCCACCGAGCTCGACATGCTGGGCACCGCCCGTAAGGTCGTCGTCACCAAGGACGAGACGACCATCGTCGAGGGCGGCGGCGACGCCGACCAGATCGCCGGCCGGGTGAACCAGATCCGCGTCGAGATCGAGCGCTCCGACAGCGACTACGACCGTGAGAAGCTGCAGGAGCGCCTGGCGAAGCTCGCCGGTGGCGTGGCCGTCATCAAGGCCGGCGCAGCGACCGAGGTCGAGCTCAAGGAGCGCAAGCACCGCATCGAGGACGCTGTCCGCAACGCGAAGGCAGCTGTCGAGGAGGGCATCATCGCCGGTGGTGGCGTGGCGCTCATCCAGGCCGGCGACGCAGCGTTCGGCAAGCTCGCCCTGGAGGGCGACGAGGCCACCGGTGCGAACATCGTCAAGGTGGCCATCGAGGCCCCGCTGAAGCAGATCGCGATCAACGCCGGCCTCGAAGGCGGCGTCGTGGCGGAGAAGGTGCGCAACCTTCCCGCCGGACACGGCCTGAACGCGGCCTCCGGTGACTACGTCGACCTCATCGAGGCCGGCATCATCGACCCGGCCAAGGTGACCCGTTCGGCTCTGCAGAACGCGGCTTCCATCGCGGCGCTCTTCCTCACCACCGAGGCCGTCATCGCTGACAAGCCGGAGAAGACAGCTCCTGCGCCCGGCGGCGACATGGGCGGCGACATGGGCGGCATGGGCTTCTGA
- a CDS encoding 2,4-dienoyl-CoA reductase FMN-binding domain-containing protein, with product MTPYPHLLAPLDLGFTTLRNRVVMGSMHTGLEDSPTTFDDLAELYAERAIGGVGLIVTGGFAPTPEGSLYPGAGAMYAPRHIARHRTITDAVHAHDAKILLQVLHSGRYGHHPLIVSSSRIKAPISAFTPLALSETGIRRQISGFATAAECAREAGYDGIEIMGSEGYLLNQFLAERTNHRQDDWGGDPRRRRRLVEEVVAAARTAAGPDFIIQYRLSMVDLVEGGQSWEEVVETAQAVEAAGATLINTGIGWHEARIPTIVTSVPRAAFAEVTADLRQQVHIPVIASNRINDPDVAEHILASGQADLVSMARPFLADPHWVAKAATDRAQEINTCIACNQACLDHTFVGKPVSCLVNPRAGRERSLRIIPTIRRKKIAVVGAGVAGLAAATTLAERGHQVDLYESSERVGGQFELAAQIPGKEEFAETIRYFNRRLESTGVRLRLNTRAETTSLIGNGYDDVVLATGVSPRVPQIPGIDRVDVITYAQLLSGERTAGRRVAVLGAGGIGVDVSEYLTHRESTALDLTAWRREWGVGDHRTVPGGLQQPQPSSSPREVYLLQRKVTPIGRGLGKTTGWVHRASLRAKKVTLIPGVTYERIDDQGLHITVPGPRPAGAQPGGVPGLWAGATTAVAGVASAVRPALTAAGQLGGLALARLPRVPRSYAEKGIDRVSSLGSDLSGRVESTRSRWGLVAPVPEVPRKAQTLKVDTVVICTGQESVRELVDPLVEAGVRVHVIGGADVAAELDAKRAIDQAVRLAAEL from the coding sequence ATGACGCCGTACCCGCATCTCCTCGCCCCGCTCGATCTCGGATTCACCACCCTGCGGAACCGGGTGGTGATGGGCTCCATGCACACCGGCCTCGAGGACTCCCCGACCACCTTCGACGACCTCGCCGAGCTCTATGCCGAACGAGCGATCGGCGGCGTCGGGCTCATCGTCACCGGAGGTTTTGCCCCGACACCCGAAGGATCGCTCTACCCCGGCGCCGGAGCCATGTACGCCCCCCGGCACATCGCACGGCACCGGACCATCACCGATGCCGTGCACGCCCACGACGCCAAAATCCTGCTGCAAGTGCTCCACTCCGGACGGTACGGACACCATCCGTTGATCGTCTCCTCGTCCCGGATCAAGGCACCCATCTCGGCTTTCACCCCCCTCGCACTGTCCGAGACCGGCATCCGCCGTCAGATATCCGGGTTCGCCACCGCCGCAGAATGCGCGCGAGAGGCCGGATACGACGGCATCGAGATCATGGGTAGCGAGGGCTACCTGTTGAACCAGTTCCTCGCCGAACGCACCAACCACCGCCAGGACGACTGGGGCGGCGATCCACGCCGACGACGACGCCTCGTCGAAGAGGTCGTCGCCGCAGCTCGCACAGCAGCAGGGCCCGACTTCATCATCCAGTACCGACTCTCCATGGTGGACCTGGTGGAAGGCGGACAGAGCTGGGAAGAAGTCGTCGAGACCGCCCAAGCGGTGGAAGCCGCCGGAGCCACCCTGATCAACACCGGCATCGGCTGGCACGAAGCCCGTATACCCACCATCGTGACTTCCGTACCGCGGGCAGCCTTCGCAGAGGTCACCGCCGATCTGCGCCAGCAGGTCCACATCCCGGTCATTGCCTCGAACCGCATCAATGACCCCGATGTGGCCGAACACATCCTGGCCAGCGGTCAAGCCGACCTGGTCTCCATGGCCAGGCCGTTCCTGGCCGACCCCCACTGGGTGGCCAAAGCCGCCACTGACCGCGCCCAGGAGATCAACACCTGCATCGCCTGCAACCAGGCCTGCCTCGATCACACCTTCGTCGGCAAACCGGTCTCCTGCCTGGTGAACCCCCGAGCAGGGCGTGAGCGCAGCCTGCGGATCATCCCGACCATCCGCCGTAAGAAGATCGCTGTCGTCGGGGCAGGGGTGGCTGGGCTCGCTGCTGCCACCACGCTGGCCGAACGCGGACATCAGGTCGATCTCTACGAGTCCTCCGAACGGGTCGGTGGCCAGTTCGAGCTGGCCGCGCAGATCCCCGGGAAAGAAGAGTTCGCCGAGACCATCCGCTATTTCAACCGTCGGCTCGAGAGCACTGGTGTCCGGCTGCGGTTGAACACCCGGGCCGAGACGACGTCCCTCATCGGGAACGGGTACGACGATGTCGTTCTCGCCACTGGGGTGAGTCCGAGAGTTCCCCAGATCCCGGGTATCGACCGGGTCGATGTCATCACCTACGCCCAGCTGTTGTCCGGCGAGCGCACCGCAGGGCGCCGGGTGGCCGTCCTGGGCGCTGGGGGCATCGGTGTGGACGTCAGCGAGTACCTCACCCATCGGGAGTCGACTGCGCTGGATCTCACCGCGTGGCGGCGGGAATGGGGGGTGGGCGACCATCGCACCGTCCCGGGTGGCCTACAGCAGCCTCAGCCTTCGTCCAGTCCTCGCGAGGTCTATCTCCTGCAGCGCAAGGTCACTCCGATCGGCCGGGGGCTGGGCAAGACCACCGGTTGGGTGCATCGGGCTTCGCTGCGTGCCAAGAAGGTGACCTTGATTCCCGGGGTCACCTATGAACGGATCGACGATCAGGGGCTGCACATCACGGTGCCCGGGCCTCGGCCTGCCGGGGCACAGCCGGGCGGCGTCCCCGGGCTGTGGGCCGGGGCCACGACGGCAGTGGCCGGGGTGGCCTCCGCCGTACGCCCGGCGCTGACTGCCGCCGGTCAGCTCGGTGGGCTGGCGTTGGCTCGTCTGCCCCGTGTTCCTCGGTCCTACGCCGAGAAAGGGATCGACCGAGTGTCCTCTCTCGGTAGCGATCTATCCGGCCGGGTCGAGAGCACCCGGTCACGTTGGGGGTTGGTCGCCCCTGTTCCGGAAGTGCCTCGGAAGGCGCAGACCCTCAAGGTGGACACCGTGGTGATCTGCACCGGACAGGAGTCGGTACGTGAGCTCGTGGACCCGCTCGTCGAAGCAGGGGTGAGGGTCCATGTCATCGGAGGTGCCGATGTGGCCGCCGAGCTGGATGCGAAGCGGGCCATCGATCAGGCCGTGCGTCTCGCGGCAGAGCTGTGA
- a CDS encoding DUF3263 domain-containing protein has product MVPREADEPGVETLTEQETRLLAFERQWWKYAGSKEQAIREIFDMSATRYYQTLNALIDTPQALAHDPMLVKRLRRVRASRQRQRTARRLGMQA; this is encoded by the coding sequence ATGGTGCCCCGTGAGGCGGACGAACCGGGCGTCGAAACACTGACCGAGCAGGAGACGAGACTCCTGGCTTTCGAGCGGCAGTGGTGGAAATATGCCGGGTCGAAGGAACAAGCCATCCGGGAGATCTTCGACATGAGCGCCACGCGGTACTACCAGACCTTGAACGCCCTGATCGATACCCCGCAGGCCTTGGCACACGACCCCATGCTGGTGAAAAGGCTGCGGAGGGTGCGCGCATCTCGGCAACGCCAGCGCACCGCCCGGCGGTTGGGAATGCAGGCCTGA
- a CDS encoding ABC transporter permease codes for MLKASWKSLWARKLALMLSTVAIVLGTAFVAGAYTFTDMLDSAFKGIFSGAVSDVNVQTKGADTSLAMGGTNRQLRAQDVDKVSRVEGVQSAYGLIADPISTFVLDKKGKSMSMGAPGMGLNYIDAPAMGGQPGLVVKTGRAPKGEGEVMIDPQSLSKGGYALGDKVKIVTPGKVGTIEPTVVGTAVYGAKGSTGGASYAIFDTPYAQKIYLEGADAFHGVWVTVEPGADPKQVADRMAALMPDGFEAKTGQDVSDNLNKAMAGQMKFITYFLLIFAAIALLVGSFLIFNTFSILVAQRGREMALMRAMGASRGQITGSVFFEAVFMGLIGSIGGLFFGFVLAFGISQLFGTLGLDISGVGMRLTWSAVIATFAVGLLVTLVAAMVPAVRAGRVPPVAAMSGDMMTGKTGLGWRIVGGGIVLSAGVVLFLLALFKDSLDNRMGFLGVGALLTFLGVAALSPILGAPVIWGVGQVNKALFGTVGRLAEVNAARNPRRTAVTASALMIGLALVTSLGTLGASMKASTQETVTKALRGDFVVQNPTQMPFTSAAGDAIAKVSGVAAAHRVSHAPGRLDGDDAYFAAIDAGSFDKIIKQTMVRGNLADFRGDAMLVDEGSAEKAKNKVGDTVTVHLNGRDIPVKVVGVFATEKNAGIGHRILTRETLQKTGLLLQDSMVTVNVAGGADKQKVREALDKAVADLPMVTVADQEEYAKAQSAGIDQLLYLLYALLGLAIVIAIFGIVNTLGLSIIERTREIGLLRAVGLNKGQIRTMVTLESVTIALLGSVLGIVLGLAFGVGIQQGLADEGLKQLVLPWGQIAISLIVALMVGVLAGLWPAMRANKLDVLKAIAAD; via the coding sequence ATGTTGAAGGCCTCGTGGAAGAGCTTGTGGGCCCGCAAACTCGCGCTGATGCTCTCGACGGTGGCGATCGTCCTGGGAACGGCTTTCGTGGCCGGTGCCTACACCTTCACCGACATGCTCGACAGCGCTTTCAAGGGCATCTTCAGCGGCGCCGTCTCCGATGTCAACGTGCAGACCAAAGGAGCCGATACCTCCTTGGCGATGGGTGGTACAAATCGTCAGCTGAGGGCCCAGGACGTGGACAAGGTCAGCCGGGTGGAGGGCGTGCAGTCGGCCTACGGCTTGATCGCAGACCCCATCAGCACCTTCGTCCTGGACAAGAAGGGCAAGAGCATGTCGATGGGGGCTCCAGGTATGGGTCTCAACTACATCGACGCGCCGGCCATGGGCGGACAGCCGGGGCTCGTCGTGAAAACGGGCCGGGCGCCCAAGGGCGAGGGCGAGGTGATGATCGACCCGCAGTCGTTGAGCAAGGGCGGTTATGCCCTCGGGGACAAGGTGAAGATCGTGACCCCGGGTAAGGTCGGCACGATCGAGCCGACGGTCGTGGGCACGGCCGTCTACGGGGCCAAGGGGTCCACGGGCGGAGCCTCGTACGCGATCTTCGACACGCCGTATGCGCAGAAGATCTACCTCGAGGGTGCCGACGCCTTCCACGGGGTGTGGGTGACGGTGGAACCTGGCGCGGACCCCAAACAGGTGGCCGACCGGATGGCAGCGTTGATGCCGGACGGTTTCGAGGCCAAGACGGGCCAGGACGTCTCGGACAACTTGAACAAGGCCATGGCCGGGCAGATGAAGTTCATCACGTACTTCCTGCTGATCTTCGCCGCGATCGCCTTGCTGGTCGGATCGTTCCTGATCTTCAACACCTTCTCCATCCTGGTCGCGCAACGCGGACGGGAGATGGCACTGATGCGGGCCATGGGGGCCAGCCGAGGACAGATCACTGGCAGCGTGTTCTTCGAAGCAGTTTTCATGGGGCTGATCGGTTCCATCGGTGGGCTGTTCTTCGGGTTCGTCCTGGCCTTCGGGATCTCCCAGCTGTTCGGCACGCTCGGTCTGGACATCTCCGGCGTCGGGATGCGACTGACCTGGTCGGCGGTGATCGCCACTTTCGCCGTAGGTCTCCTGGTGACGCTGGTGGCGGCGATGGTGCCGGCGGTGCGTGCTGGTCGGGTTCCGCCGGTGGCGGCGATGAGCGGTGACATGATGACCGGCAAGACCGGGCTGGGTTGGCGGATCGTCGGCGGCGGCATCGTGCTGTCCGCCGGGGTGGTCCTCTTCCTGCTCGCACTGTTCAAGGACAGTCTGGACAACCGGATGGGCTTCCTCGGTGTCGGTGCTCTGCTCACCTTCCTCGGAGTGGCGGCATTGAGTCCGATCCTCGGGGCCCCGGTCATCTGGGGTGTCGGTCAGGTGAACAAAGCACTCTTCGGGACGGTGGGTCGACTCGCCGAGGTCAATGCGGCACGTAATCCGCGCCGTACGGCGGTCACGGCCTCGGCGTTGATGATCGGCCTCGCCTTGGTCACCTCGCTGGGCACCTTGGGCGCATCGATGAAAGCGAGTACGCAGGAAACCGTCACCAAGGCGCTGCGAGGTGACTTCGTCGTGCAGAATCCCACCCAGATGCCGTTCACGTCCGCAGCAGGAGATGCGATAGCGAAGGTCTCCGGCGTCGCCGCAGCACATCGGGTCTCGCACGCTCCAGGACGGCTGGACGGGGACGACGCCTATTTCGCGGCGATCGACGCAGGCTCCTTCGACAAGATCATCAAGCAGACCATGGTCCGGGGAAACCTGGCCGACTTCCGGGGCGACGCCATGCTCGTCGACGAGGGCAGCGCCGAAAAGGCGAAGAACAAGGTCGGCGACACCGTGACCGTTCACCTCAACGGCCGGGACATCCCGGTCAAGGTGGTCGGGGTCTTCGCCACGGAGAAGAACGCCGGCATCGGCCACCGCATCCTGACGCGAGAGACCCTGCAAAAGACGGGACTTCTCCTGCAGGACAGCATGGTCACGGTCAACGTGGCTGGAGGCGCCGACAAACAGAAGGTACGGGAGGCCCTGGACAAGGCCGTGGCCGATCTGCCGATGGTCACCGTCGCCGACCAGGAGGAGTACGCGAAGGCCCAGAGCGCAGGGATTGACCAGCTGCTCTACCTGCTCTACGCCCTGCTCGGCCTGGCCATCGTGATCGCCATCTTCGGGATCGTGAACACCCTGGGACTGTCGATCATCGAGCGCACCCGTGAGATCGGCCTGTTGCGAGCGGTCGGACTCAACAAGGGACAGATCCGCACGATGGTCACCCTCGAATCCGTCACGATCGCCTTGCTGGGGTCGGTGCTCGGGATCGTCCTCGGGCTGGCCTTCGGGGTGGGTATCCAGCAAGGGCTGGCCGACGAAGGCCTGAAACAGCTCGTCCTTCCCTGGGGACAGATCGCGATCTCCCTGATAGTGGCTCTGATGGTCGGCGTCCTGGCGGGTCTGTGGCCGGCGATGCGGGCCAACAAACTCGACGTCCTGAAAGCGATCGCTGCGGACTGA
- a CDS encoding ABC transporter ATP-binding protein — MTQFDGTAQGEDSAQAGPGAGVAAATRQLVKVYGTGSAQVVALDRVDVDIYSGEFTAIMGPSGSGKSTLMHCMAGLDYVTQGEVTIGGVSLSTLSDKKLTALRRDNIGFIFQSFNLIPTLTAKENILLPMSIAGRKPDQGWYDTVIETTGLADRLSHKPSELSGGQQQRVACARALVSRPDIVFADEPTGNLDSRSGAEVLAFLRHSVDKYRQTLVMVTHDPTAAGYTDRVIFLSDGRIVSELRRPTPEKVLETMTSLDRRAAASVLGDRAGD; from the coding sequence ATGACGCAATTCGACGGAACGGCCCAGGGCGAGGACTCGGCCCAGGCAGGTCCCGGGGCCGGGGTCGCTGCAGCAACACGACAGTTGGTCAAGGTCTATGGGACCGGATCGGCGCAGGTGGTGGCTCTGGACCGCGTGGATGTCGATATCTACAGCGGAGAGTTCACCGCGATCATGGGCCCTTCCGGTTCGGGAAAATCGACTCTGATGCATTGCATGGCAGGCCTGGACTACGTCACTCAGGGTGAGGTCACCATTGGCGGTGTCTCCTTGTCGACGTTGAGCGACAAGAAACTCACCGCGCTACGCCGGGACAACATCGGTTTCATCTTCCAATCCTTCAATCTGATCCCGACGTTGACGGCGAAGGAGAACATTCTGTTGCCGATGTCGATCGCCGGCCGGAAACCGGACCAGGGCTGGTACGACACGGTCATCGAGACGACGGGGCTGGCCGACAGGCTGTCGCACAAGCCTTCGGAGCTTTCCGGGGGGCAGCAGCAGCGGGTGGCCTGTGCTCGGGCGCTGGTCTCTCGCCCGGACATCGTCTTCGCGGACGAACCCACCGGCAACCTGGATTCCCGTTCTGGTGCCGAGGTGTTGGCTTTCCTGCGGCACAGCGTCGACAAGTACCGGCAGACCTTGGTGATGGTCACCCACGATCCGACAGCGGCCGGCTACACCGACCGGGTGATCTTCCTGTCGGACGGCCGGATCGTCTCCGAACTGCGCCGACCCACTCCGGAAAAGGTTCTGGAGACGATGACCTCGCTGGACCGTCGGGCGGCGGCGTCGGTGCTCGGCGACCGTGCGGGGGACTGA
- a CDS encoding uracil-DNA glycosylase: MSAPRPLAELVHPTWAEALEPVADRISSMGTFLREEVAAGRGYLPAGENVLRAFTRPLPDVRALVVGQDPYPTPGHAVGLSFSVAPDVRPVPKSLVNIFQEMTTDLGVERPTCGDLTPWADRGVMLLNRVLTVRPGAAASHRGKGWEAVTDRAITVLAERAAAGQPLVAILWGRDARSLAPALTGIPLIESAHPSPLSARSGFFGSRPFSRANELLVRAGADPIDWSLP, from the coding sequence GTGTCCGCACCACGACCACTCGCCGAGCTCGTCCACCCCACCTGGGCCGAAGCCCTCGAACCGGTCGCCGACCGGATCAGCTCCATGGGAACCTTCCTCCGGGAAGAAGTCGCCGCCGGACGCGGCTACCTCCCCGCCGGGGAAAACGTCCTACGAGCCTTCACCCGACCACTGCCCGACGTTCGAGCCCTCGTCGTCGGCCAGGACCCCTACCCCACCCCGGGCCATGCCGTCGGCCTCTCCTTCAGCGTCGCCCCCGACGTCCGCCCCGTCCCGAAGAGCCTGGTCAACATCTTCCAGGAGATGACCACCGACCTCGGCGTCGAACGTCCCACCTGCGGAGACCTCACCCCCTGGGCCGACCGAGGCGTCATGCTGCTCAACAGAGTGCTCACCGTACGCCCCGGCGCCGCCGCCAGCCATCGCGGAAAAGGATGGGAAGCCGTCACCGACCGAGCGATCACCGTCCTCGCCGAACGCGCCGCCGCCGGACAACCACTCGTCGCGATCCTCTGGGGACGGGACGCACGCTCCCTCGCCCCAGCGCTCACCGGTATCCCCCTCATCGAGTCGGCCCACCCCTCGCCACTGTCTGCCCGATCCGGATTCTTCGGATCACGCCCCTTCAGCCGAGCCAACGAGCTCCTCGTCCGAGCCGGGGCCGACCCGATCGACTGGAGCCTGCCGTGA
- a CDS encoding SGNH/GDSL hydrolase family protein has protein sequence MTLARVTPPEQPWQRYVAIGDSYTEGMCDPDPENPGEYLGWADRLAAMLAQVARREGTELGYANLAVRGRLLTDITDRQLPVALALEPDLISIVGGGNDILRPRADMDALAARLEEAVVLARAAGADVLLATPTDPAGAPLLRHVRGRHAIHTANIWTIARRHGCHVIDQWGMESIKDWRMWAEDRIHMTDEGHRRVALNAFAALGYSPEDTSWETPLPPAPPPGMAERIRAEREWVNVHLRPWVHRRLTGRSSGDHRTAKRAELTHYRDRTEPTS, from the coding sequence GTGACCCTCGCCCGCGTGACTCCCCCGGAACAGCCCTGGCAGCGTTATGTCGCCATCGGCGACTCCTACACCGAGGGAATGTGCGACCCGGACCCCGAGAACCCCGGCGAATATCTCGGCTGGGCAGACCGGCTGGCCGCCATGCTCGCCCAGGTGGCACGCCGGGAGGGCACCGAGCTCGGCTACGCCAATCTCGCCGTCCGCGGACGCCTCCTGACCGACATCACCGACCGGCAACTGCCCGTCGCCCTCGCCCTGGAACCAGACCTGATCTCCATCGTCGGCGGCGGCAACGACATCCTCCGGCCCCGCGCAGACATGGACGCCCTCGCCGCCCGACTGGAAGAAGCCGTCGTCCTCGCCCGCGCCGCCGGCGCCGACGTCCTGCTCGCCACCCCCACCGACCCCGCCGGAGCTCCCCTGCTCAGACACGTCCGCGGACGCCACGCCATCCACACGGCGAACATCTGGACCATCGCCCGCCGCCACGGATGCCATGTCATCGACCAATGGGGCATGGAATCCATCAAGGACTGGCGGATGTGGGCCGAAGACCGCATCCACATGACCGACGAAGGCCACCGCCGCGTAGCCCTCAATGCCTTCGCCGCGCTCGGCTACTCTCCCGAAGACACCTCCTGGGAGACCCCGCTACCACCGGCACCCCCGCCGGGCATGGCCGAACGGATCCGCGCCGAACGCGAATGGGTCAACGTCCATCTGCGCCCCTGGGTGCACCGTCGCCTCACCGGACGCAGCTCCGGGGACCATCGGACCGCCAAACGTGCCGAACTGACCCACTACCGGGACCGGACAGAACCGACCAGCTGA
- a CDS encoding threonine aldolase family protein, protein MSFERLHDPVRVAFASDNYSGVHPEILEALAVANGGHVVSYGADPYTGRLAEVMRGHFGPEAEVYPVFNGTGANVLALMGMARPWDAVVCTDVAHINNDECGAPEKTGGLKLVPVDTVDGKMTPELLDTKARHYGFEHAAQPRVLSLTQATEAGTVYTVEELAAVVDRAKSHGMVVHLDGSRLANAAASLGVPLRALTTDLGVDLLSLGGTKNGLLGAEAVVVLSPEVMPGPLYLRKLTMQLASKMRFLSAQLVALYEGDLWRSSAAHANEMAARLADRVASVPGVRVTQDVQVNAVFAVMPRPAAERLRERYAFYDWDESTGEVRWMCSFDTSERDVDDFVAAVREVMPA, encoded by the coding sequence ATGAGTTTCGAGCGTCTGCACGATCCGGTTCGGGTCGCTTTTGCTTCCGACAATTATTCCGGGGTGCATCCCGAGATTCTGGAGGCTCTGGCCGTTGCCAACGGCGGGCATGTGGTCAGTTATGGCGCGGATCCGTACACCGGGCGGCTCGCCGAGGTCATGCGGGGACATTTCGGGCCGGAGGCCGAGGTGTATCCGGTGTTCAATGGCACGGGAGCCAATGTCCTTGCGCTGATGGGGATGGCCCGGCCCTGGGATGCGGTGGTCTGCACGGACGTGGCGCATATCAACAACGACGAGTGCGGTGCGCCGGAGAAGACCGGCGGTCTCAAGCTGGTTCCGGTGGACACCGTGGACGGCAAGATGACGCCGGAGCTGCTGGACACGAAGGCGCGTCATTACGGTTTCGAGCATGCAGCTCAGCCGCGGGTGCTCTCGTTGACCCAGGCCACCGAGGCGGGCACCGTGTACACGGTCGAGGAGCTGGCTGCGGTGGTGGATCGGGCGAAGTCGCACGGGATGGTGGTTCACCTGGATGGCAGCAGGCTGGCCAATGCAGCGGCATCCTTGGGGGTTCCCTTGCGGGCGTTGACGACTGATCTCGGGGTCGACCTGCTCAGCTTGGGCGGCACGAAGAACGGACTGTTGGGGGCGGAAGCAGTGGTGGTGCTTTCCCCCGAGGTGATGCCTGGGCCGCTGTACCTACGCAAGTTGACGATGCAGCTGGCCAGCAAGATGCGCTTTCTCTCGGCGCAGCTCGTCGCCTTGTACGAGGGGGACCTGTGGCGTTCGTCGGCGGCGCACGCCAATGAGATGGCCGCTCGGTTGGCGGATCGGGTTGCTTCGGTCCCGGGTGTCCGGGTCACTCAGGACGTACAGGTCAATGCGGTGTTCGCGGTGATGCCTCGTCCTGCGGCGGAGCGGCTGCGGGAGCGTTATGCCTTCTACGACTGGGACGAGTCGACCGGTGAGGTGCGGTGGATGTGTTCTTTCGACACCTCGGAGCGGGATGTCGACGATTTCGTGGCTGCGGTGCGTGAGGTGATGCCGGCCTGA